The Sulfurospirillum arsenophilum NBRC 109478 nucleotide sequence TACTCCATGATAGGTAGTTTTCGTTTTCAAAAAGCACTGGGAAATAAAAATTTAGATGGCTCGGAAGACTTTTCCTTAGGAGGAGCCTATGGCATTCGCGCGTTCCCCGATGGTGAACTAAGTGCTGAAAATGGCTATATCGTAGGTTTAGAGTTTTTCTATGCTTTACCAACATATGAAAATATCAGCTCAAAAGCCAGTATTTTCATCGACCAAGGCTATGCAAGAATGGAAAACCCAACAGGAGCAACCGATCCACGCAATCTCTCAGATATTGGGCTAGGTTATCAAGCCAATTACAAAGACTTTTTTGCCAAAGCGCAATTTGCTAGAGTTATGGGAGGCGCAAACGTGACAAGCGAACCAAATTATCAAAATAAAGTCCTTGTTCAAATCGGATGGGTATATTAATGAGTGGCCTATTTTTTATTTTACATGTAAGGAAAAATCCTTACATGTAAAACCACTTAAACTTTCTCAATGCGTACAGGTATCGCTTGTCTTGCGTTAGAACCGACCACAAAATCATCCAAATACGCCGTTTCTCCAAACCGTAATCTCGATTTTGACATGCAAATATCCAAAAGAAAAATGTCTGGTTTATGCTCAAAAAAAACAAGAGGATTGTGCATACCTTTCTTTATAAAAAAGGACTATGCTAACGCACATGTAAAGATTTTTAATGTTTGATGACACCTAAATCCACACAAGCAATATGTGTTGGTGAAGCTTTTGCACTTTTTTTCAATACGCCAAAGATTTCATTGAGTTCATTATCGTCCAGATCGTGTTGATAGCCAAAGCCATGGCAAATCACTGCCGCACTGACGGTCATCAAAGAGAATGGCTGAATCTGCCCATCGCGATTTTTAGCCATGATATAGCCAGAACTGAGCCCTTGTTCACAGTAAAAGCTTTTAATATCTTCCGAAAATTTATTGACAATCTCCCAAACAATGCCATACACTTTTTCAAAGGTATCGTCATCTTTCAAACTCCAACCTAAAAAAAAGTCATCGCCCCCAACATGCCCTACCAAACACTCATCAAATCCTACAGAGCTTTTAAGAATGTCTGCAAAAAGCGTTATGGCACGGTCGCCCTTGCGAAACCCATAGTAGTCATTGAAAGGTTTGAAGTTGTCAAAGTCGAAATATGCCATCATGACCTTCTCTTTACTATCCATTGCGTTCGCAACAAACTCGTTAATGATGCGGTTGCCCGAAAGCCCAGTGAGAGGATTTTGATCTTTGGCATCGACAATATTTTTTTCATTGACAATATCCAGCAACACTTTGGAGCTAAGATACCCCACGTATTTTTCATTTTCGGTAATCAAGATAGCATCGTTATCATCATCAAAGGCATAAATTTTCAAAATTTTCTCGATGGGATCATTGATGTCCGCACGTCCACAATGTGAAATGATATTTTTAAGGCTTCCTTGCGTTATATTTGAAAGCAACGCTTTGCCATAATTGGAGTAGATATACGCTTTTATATCGCCGTCTTTGATAATACCAAGTGGCGTGAAGTCACGTGCAAGCACAGGGACAAAATGAGTTTTTTTATCGCTTTTAAGCACATCATATACCTCGTTAATATGTGAATCAACAAAGACGGTATGACTTTTTTGAAGGTATTTTTCAATGTTTGAGATTTTGCCACTTTTACGTTTATCATTTTGCGATACCAATTTGAGATGTTCATAACTTGAAACGATCTGCGTGACATCACACGTAGGCTTTTGAACAAAATAACCTTGCACCATATTGCAGCCAAGTTTTTTGCATTCAATGTATTCATCTTCACATTCAACACCTTCAGCAATCGTAAAAATACCCATAGCTTGGGCAATTTGAACGATGGAGCTGACAAAAAGCTTCTTCTTTTTACTCAGATGAATATCGCTGATAAAAAAGCGATCTATCTTGATGAAATTGGGGTCCGCATTAAAAAGCATCTGAAGCCCTGAAAATCCAACACCAAAGTCATCAATCGCCATCCTATAACCTTGTTGTTTATAAAGATTCAGTACCAGTTTATCGACTCCTGCATACATACCCACTTGGTGCTTTTCGGAGAGTTCAAAACAGATATTGGAAGTATCCATCTCATAGGTAGAAAGCAGTTCGCACGTGTAACCTGTCTTAAAATCGGGCATCATCGTGATGCGATTGTCAAGATTGTAAAAGAGTTTGATGTGTTTGGAAAAAGGAAGAAGCGAAAATTTATGAATCGCTTTTTCACGCAATATAACATCAATCGCATAGAGTGTTTTTTCACTGTATGCCGAATCAAAAATGCAGTCAATCGTTGTAAATCCAGCAGGTTCGTAATTGCGTATCAATGCTTCAACCGCGTAAAGTTTTCCAGTGTAAATATTGACAATAGGTTGAAAGGCAAAATCCGCCACTTCGATAAGTTTTTGCCATTTTTCGTTTAACATTGCGTATGATTCCTTCATTAAAGTTCTATAAGAACTTTTTACACGTCTTTAAAGCAAAGCTCTAAAGACTACGTTAACACTAGGTTTTCCTCGGCGGAATGCCCACGCACTTTGAGTGCTCCGAGTTCTTGCAAAATTCATTTTGCAAGAAGCCTATTCAATGAAGAAAATCATACTCTCAAGCGATTACTAAATCATTACATGTAAAGCGTTTAGTCGCAATTTTCCACGCAGATTTTATGCGGTATCACTTGTCCACCACACCCTACAAAACAGTTATCGTAGTTCTGTTCACAACCGCAATTGGTGGTACA carries:
- a CDS encoding GGDEF domain-containing protein; this translates as MLNEKWQKLIEVADFAFQPIVNIYTGKLYAVEALIRNYEPAGFTTIDCIFDSAYSEKTLYAIDVILREKAIHKFSLLPFSKHIKLFYNLDNRITMMPDFKTGYTCELLSTYEMDTSNICFELSEKHQVGMYAGVDKLVLNLYKQQGYRMAIDDFGVGFSGLQMLFNADPNFIKIDRFFISDIHLSKKKKLFVSSIVQIAQAMGIFTIAEGVECEDEYIECKKLGCNMVQGYFVQKPTCDVTQIVSSYEHLKLVSQNDKRKSGKISNIEKYLQKSHTVFVDSHINEVYDVLKSDKKTHFVPVLARDFTPLGIIKDGDIKAYIYSNYGKALLSNITQGSLKNIISHCGRADINDPIEKILKIYAFDDDNDAILITENEKYVGYLSSKVLLDIVNEKNIVDAKDQNPLTGLSGNRIINEFVANAMDSKEKVMMAYFDFDNFKPFNDYYGFRKGDRAITLFADILKSSVGFDECLVGHVGGDDFFLGWSLKDDDTFEKVYGIVWEIVNKFSEDIKSFYCEQGLSSGYIMAKNRDGQIQPFSLMTVSAAVICHGFGYQHDLDDNELNEIFGVLKKSAKASPTHIACVDLGVIKH